GAAAATACGCATGTCTGCCCGGTTTGTTTAGGTTTACCGGGTGCCTTGCCGGTTTTAAATAAACAGGTGGTTAAATTAGCTATAATGGCGGGAGCAGCTTTGAATTGTTCCCTTAATTTAATTAGTAAATTTGATCGTAAGAATTATTTTTATCCCGATTTACCTACCGCCTATCAAATTACGCAATATGATCAGCCGATTTGTAAAAATGGTTATTTGGAAATAGAGGCAGCTGGGAAGCGGAAAAAAATTGGAATTAATCGGATTCATTTAGAAGAAGATGCAGGGAAATTGCTGCACAGTGGCACTGATATAACTACTTCGGATTATTCTTTAGTCGATTATAATCGGGCAGGGGTGCCTTTAATTGAAATTGCTACTGAACCAGATCTGACTACACCTGTCGAAGCACGTTATTTTTTGGAACAATTACGAGCCATTTTAGAATATATTGGAGTTTCTGATGTAAAGATGGAGGAAGGTTCTTTGCGTTGTGATGCCAATATTTCTATGCGTCCGCGTGGTATACAGGAGTTAGGTGTTAAAACTGAAATTAAAAATATGAATTCATTTCGGGCTTTGGAACGGGCTTTGGAATATGAATGTCAGCGACAAGTAAAATTATTAACAGCTGGAGAAAATGTTTTACCACAAACTCGTACCTGGGATGAAACGACGGGGAAAACATTGGTAATGCGGGATAAGACTTCTGCTCTAGATTATCGTTATTTCCCAGAAGCAGATGTACCACCTTTGGATTTAGATCCACATTGGGTTCAGGAAATAAAAGCTACTTTACCGGAATTGCCGATGGCCCGCAAAGCACGCTGGATTAAAGAATATAGTTTGTCGGCTTATGATGCTGATGTACTTGCGGCTACTAAAGCTTTGGCTGACTTTTTTGAGCAAACCGTTAGATTACATCCTGATCCTAAAGGTGTAGCCAATTGGATAATGGTAGAGTTTTTGGGGCTTTTGAATGCCCATAATCAGGAGATTAAAGCAAGTAAGATTACACCAGCTCAATTGGCCCAATTGCTAGCTAAGCTGGATTCCGGGGAAATTAGTGGTAAAATGGCTAAAAAAGTATTTGCCGAAATGTTTGCTACGGGAAAAGCTCCCCAAGTAATAATTGCTGAAAAGGGTTTAGTACAAATTTCTGATGAAAAAGCATTAACGGAAATTATTGAACGGGTTATGGCCGCTAATCCACAATCAGTAGCTGATTACCAAAGTGGCAAAAAGAAAGCCTTCGGATTTTTGATGGGTCAAATAATGAAGGAGACTAGAGGACAGGCTAATCCCCAAATAGTTACACAGCTTTTGCAGAGAAAATTAAGTTAAAAAATTCCCCCCTCATTTAAGAGGGGGAATTTTAGTTTACTAAACATTTCCAAAATGCTATAATAATATAAGCAGAATTTTTTAATGGAGGTGAAGACATGTCCTACTTAAAAAAATCCATAGATCATAGAAAAAAGGTACTAGA
This portion of the Clostridia bacterium genome encodes:
- the gatB gene encoding Asp-tRNA(Asn)/Glu-tRNA(Gln) amidotransferase subunit GatB; its protein translation is ENTHVCPVCLGLPGALPVLNKQVVKLAIMAGAALNCSLNLISKFDRKNYFYPDLPTAYQITQYDQPICKNGYLEIEAAGKRKKIGINRIHLEEDAGKLLHSGTDITTSDYSLVDYNRAGVPLIEIATEPDLTTPVEARYFLEQLRAILEYIGVSDVKMEEGSLRCDANISMRPRGIQELGVKTEIKNMNSFRALERALEYECQRQVKLLTAGENVLPQTRTWDETTGKTLVMRDKTSALDYRYFPEADVPPLDLDPHWVQEIKATLPELPMARKARWIKEYSLSAYDADVLAATKALADFFEQTVRLHPDPKGVANWIMVEFLGLLNAHNQEIKASKITPAQLAQLLAKLDSGEISGKMAKKVFAEMFATGKAPQVIIAEKGLVQISDEKALTEIIERVMAANPQSVADYQSGKKKAFGFLMGQIMKETRGQANPQIVTQLLQRKLS